Genomic segment of Harmonia axyridis chromosome 6, icHarAxyr1.1, whole genome shotgun sequence:
ctgagaaatgatcttccatggttatattaggcaccaccatccataattttttatacactgctccacattggctatgaaatgagatacaaaatccaagatcttccatacatcttttcatgccacaagatgacgccagaataattcacatgaccgagaaacgacatattgtgaaatttttttaagagagaccataataactgaatcctcatataacTGATgttcaataatatcaaatatgttagccaaaatgttcataaccaggcacttCGAgatgtaatgggggaaaatgggaaaatcataatcataacaaatcacatatcatatgtaaatgacatcaatagtgatcacaattgtgatccctgatatatgattatgattttcccattttcccccattacatcTCGaagtgcctggttatgaacattttggctaacatatttgatattattgaacATCAgttatatgaggattcagttattatggtctctcttaaaaaaatctcacaatatgtcgtttctcggtcatgtgaattattctggcgtcatcttgtggcatgaaaagatgtatggaagatcttggattttgtatctcatttcatagccaatgtggagcagtgtattaaaaaattatcgatggcggtgcctaatataaccatggaagatcatttctcagtcgggttctggccgcggaacatccaaattccatcccaaccagaaatgggagctccctgattgatgagcaaaaaccccaaaaattgcaaaacattcattttcaaagctccatgtctcgaaaactgtccatttttgagctttgtggctatgaacacttctgatcagtttatcaagaactacaacatatcaaaaattcagccagaTCACGGAAAcccatttcccatataaaacgtgcggggtcctttcaacaaacgtcaatttaatataatttggatatagtgcaatatttgcaatttctctcaattctggtggtatTAAATccatttcgtcagacataattcacaaatttaatgcATGATTGTGAATTATGTCAAAATTCCAAACAtacaattcatattcaaattcggtaatctgtcaattttcgtaacagtcacaccaactgccaaggtacaatacaaaagtcactaggatatatgatctgaatttttcattgaatttcgacaatatctcacaaaacttgactgaaaaagagaaaatatcgtctaatactcgttgcggaaggcaattccaacagtcatgcgttcgaaaactcacTCCTTCGTTgatcgttttcgaatttcgcattcgtgttggaataggtgTCCATTctacaacttgttttagaatatactattattaaaCTCCTCGAATCAGATGGAATATTATgcacataaaattttttatctacCTGTCAGAACCCGAAGCAGAGGTAGCACCAGAAGGATTAGATGAGGACTTGGGGCTCTGTTTCGGTATTGCCAACTTCGCAGGAGCAGCATTGGTGTGGGTGGTCGATAAATAAGGCAGCATGACTACTTGGGTGTTAACTGTAACCGGCTTATTTATAACCACAGGCTTAACATTCTTCTGGTTCGTATGGTTGGAAGACGTCTGAAAACAGCATTGTCTgaactattttgaaataatgaatttttttttttttgattccaataattgaaaaacagcCATCTGATCAAAATCGAATATAGAAACAGTTGTAAAATAGTTTAATGAAGATTTCGATATCTTAGAATCCATTCCTaagatttaattgaaaaatttgtgttcATACACATTATTTTTAGATCGTTTAGTGACACTCATAGGTTGGTAACCTTGAACCCTAATTTTACTCataaaatcaagaaaatatGCCTTACACCCAATTCTGAGAAGACAAGACTTCCTCCCGGGGTAGTATGCAGGGAAAGATTAGGTTTCGTGTTGGCAGTACTAACTGTGACAGTTGTCGTAGGCGATGGGGCAACAGTAGTCGATGGCACAAATTTTATGTACTGaacctgaagaaaataacaaataacgATGATATTATTAGTTTCAATCTTAACGTCCAGCAGTTTACCCCTTTTCCTGGTATATTGATTTGGTGAAGCTGCCCCGCGTTCAGGGTTTGAGCTCCGGCCACCTGTATGACTTGCGCTTGAGGCAAGATGGATTGCGCCACACTCGGTTTCTTGTAAATGATATGTTGTGTACCTTTCTGGGCGGGCAAAATTTTCGTGGGAGATTTAACCTGAATAATTCGCAggaatcaaaataatttttatcttACCATAATGTATACTCACCGGGCTCAAAGTCAGAGCTTTTACGTTACCACCCACATTAGTCATCAGCTGATGAGTTTGTCCAGGCACCTGTGATACTAGTTTCAAAGTTTTCGTGCCCCCTTTGTTCAAAACCAGGGTCGCTTTTGGCGGAGTTTGCGGAACGTATTTCGCATTGGTTAAAAGCCCCATTTCTTGGGCTTGTTGTAATGTAATGGTTTTTGTGGGGCCAATGGGAGTCAGATTTGAAGTATTTGGAACTAGTTTCACCTGAAATAATTCGATTCGGGTCAAAAAAGAGACTTTCAAGAAATATCACACTCACATGTGTTGTAGTCGAGTTAGGTTCTGCCTTTTGCACGACCATAAAATGCTGCTCCTGCGTTTTAGTACTGTAAAGTGGTTTAACTATGTTTTTAGTTGAACCACTTGGTGATACTACCTTTCTGACAAATAACTGTTTTTGTGGGACCACAGAGATGTTACCTGCAGAAGTGGCGGTAATTGTTTTTAAAGTACTTGCAGGCTTTATTGGCCTACCTAATTGAAGATTGGCTAAATTTATTTCCTGACCTTGAGGGGACAATAGTTTAACTGTCTGACCGGAGCTAGTTGTAAGATTCTGACCTATAAAagcattttatatttttatttcattcaaaaaaaaaacaatttgttaGATAAAATACCTTGGACAAAAAGTAATTGCTGTCCACTTTGAAGTGGTTTGAGAGTAATTTTGGTGGGTTTAGGAGCGATGGTTAGAGGTCTCAAGGGTGGGACAATACTTTTGCCTTTAATGTCTGGTAAAATTTCTTCTGGACTAGGCTGCCTTTCTGTCTCTATCTCAACTTCTTCTGCTCCTATTTCAGTTTCAACTATCTCTTCCTCAATATGTTCTGTATCGTCAATTATCACTTCAGTATcttaaaattatatttatatcaataatCGCATAGGTCCTTATAATTTCagcattttttattgaataaaaatttcaactaaccTTCTGTTTCCATACTGTTGTTAAAACTGAGCTCTTGTGATAATTCAGCTAATCTCTGCAGATCTGTTGTAGTCAACGAAATATTACCTTCAGTTAAAGTTGCTCCTTCAATATTTAATGTGTTCACTAGGGACTCCACATCCTCTGAACTCTCTACAAATGTTATGTTATACATAATTCATATACTTTGGAAGGAAATTAATATAATCTAATACTACTTTTACGTGATTACAGAgagttcaaagaaaaatttttaatgtctAAAGCTCATTCCATCTAGCTTCATAAATAGTTTTAAAATGCTACTTGAAGTTTGGCCAAAATGATCTGCAATCAATGGCCTGAAAGTAAAAGTACACCCATTCTACAAAGCCAAGCTAATTTGAACTTATTTATTTAGTACCTCTCTCAGAAAGGGACATTTTTTCAATCACTTTTCAgttttataatttaaaaatcgAATATGGACTATTCAAAACAAAAGTCAAATATGACAGATCACGTGACCACCAAAGCTGTCAGATGCACCAATCTTGAGCCGAGATTTTTCAGTGGTTGTCGAATTTTCATCTTCTTTTGCATTAGGTGTTCTTTACTATACATAGTGAGCAGCCAGCATTTGAAATTTATAACTTACCATAGACaagaattttaatttcattgattttagATTTTGAGGCCTTGGAGTAATTTCGGACAATCATAAtattaatactgaaatttttGCCGTATCGAATATTGTGATTATTAATAATGCCTGAAATTTTTAAATAGTTAAAATACATCTTTTTAATTGAGATTGTATAGTTTATGTAAAGAAAAACGACTTTCCTTTTTCCTTCGATCGAACGAACAATCATTTGATTTGACACTTCAAATCATGTATTTTGGGGGGCCTGACAGAACTTGGGAAGCTGGGGCGGGCAGCTAtcattatgaataaaattgaactaAAACATctgtattcatttattattatagttACATCATCGAATACGTATATATTTATAACATAACAGgattttttgaggaaaaaaattataacaaataGCGTAATATTTCTGTAGCTAATATATACATCTTGTACAACATCTATAACCTATCTTAAACTTCGgctgaaaatatataaatctcTGAAAATTCtcatatttataaaaaaaagaggaaaattataaattaaaaaaatatgacaCGTAATTAAACAATATATCTAGGTTGCAACAGAACATTcacaacataaaatatatataaaataccaacaaaatataaaaataattaagtaCTTTGGCGTGAaacatgaataaataaaaaataatagattataatacttaatgaatgaatggaactTTCAGAATTTCGTTCATCATTGTACCTTCCTGCAGTAATAACCTAATTCTTTGCACTTTTGACAAAGATGCTGAGGATGTACCTTCGATTGATCAGAAACGTCGAGTCCGTCAGGTTTTTCCAGTGGCCTCTgtaaattatgaagttttcaaaaaaatgcttacAAGAAAAGAAACAACTAACAAGTAGTGAAGTGACTTACGAACGATTTTGAAAtggaggaaatgaaaaaaaaaaagaataatttcatggaaAACTATTTAACATAGAAACATAACATTATTTTACTCACTTGCTTATGAGGGTATACGTTTATATGACATTTTATACATTCTTGTCCCATGTTTGACCAGGAATTTCCTGACATCCACTTTCTTTTACATTTCGGACATTTATATTCTCCAAAACATCGTTTTCTTCCTTGGTATGGAGTTTTACCTTCTTCTTTTGGTCGGGCCTAAAGAAGCAAAAGTTTAATTTCTGGCTCAAAGTTATTCTCATGAAGATTTTAAGGTACCTCTACTCGCTTAGTCCCTTTCTTTTTTCTAGGCATTTATTTTCCTACAATTTTCTGAATAGGGAACAACCAAATACcatataattattcaaattgaacaatAGAATTAAATGGAACGTCAGTCAATTAAAtctttgaaaattaaattctatGTCCCCTTTATCATGGCAATCGAATGCattaatttattattcgatGATGTTGTAGGTGATAAATCAAACTgaacgatgagaaatgttatttGAAGTGGTGTTGTGTTCTCTGTTTACAttaggaaataaataaatccaGTTGAGTGCATTCAAACGAATCCATTCACCAActgtcgaaataaatattggaGCGGACCACAGAAGTATTTCCAAAAATCGTCAATGGGAAAAGAATGCAGCGTTGAAAGAACGTGGCAAAACCAACGTGGAATTTTCGTCTTATCAATTCAGAACGTCCTGTCTGCATTTGTTTATATCGACAATATCGCTTCGATATAGAATTTCTTCGCATTTGGTCACGATACCAAGAATGATGACGATGCAGCCATTCAGCCTATCAATGGATGTTTTCAAGTTTAACAAGGTATTATCACAAtcgataaagaaaataaatcaatattttagaGATTGAAATTCTTGAACTTTGAtaaaatcgtttttttattCCAGAGAATTGGGCGGTATtatgttgaattattttgaattaagtTACCTTAGGACAATCTTTGATGTAGTGTCCCTTTTGGAAACATAGATGGCACAGGTAAGATGGCGGAGGTCTTTTTAAAGGTCTTCTGTCCAAAATGCTCAAGTCTGCAAGTTGTTCGCTGATATCTGCTACAGAATCCTGCACGCTGTTGTTGTTAGAATAGGAGTTATAAGGGCTGTACTGGAAACGATTGTTTGTAAAGGGATTCCAGGGTGGTGATAGAAGTTTCTgctgaaaaatattaaattcaaaattggcGGATGCGCTctggaatattttcgaaattttttaatgaaaaattattatttatgatcTTTACCTGGAAGTCGGGAGTTTGTTCCAAGGGTAAATAAGGGAATAGGGCAGTCGGTGCATACTGAGACAACAAGGAGTTGGCATTGCAATTGAAATCTTGCCTCTTTCTGTTCGTACCAAAATTCGTTGGTTGGGAAATCATCGTTGTTGCTATGGGAGCCATAATTCTAGAAATTACGTGAATTAAAatctagaaaattcaaaattgaacatTGAACAGATTTGTCAGTGGGTTAAATACGTGCGAAGATGTTCTAAGAAGAATTAACTAGCAAAAGACAAGGAAGAGTTAGCCTGAGCTCTGAAAATTATTTACCTTcgatgtatacagggtggggcGATAGTTTCCTtaccattttgaaaaaaaacatcgCAAGATATGGAAATCTATAGATATTCACTTATTCCGTGATTTTCAAAGCAATTGAAGTTTGTAAGAATTTtcagatatgaattttttatctcGAAAAATTGATGAACAAGGTTCAACAAATATGATGATAATTTATTTGTGatgattaattattttgaaagaGGTGCTATACTTTTCGACttggtgatatttttttcctataaaataaattaaattgctCGAAAAATTTAGTAGGAATTCTATTTTTTATACTCTTTATATCCCTAAACTTTTAAGACTTTAATTAATGATGTCTTCTCATGATTGATGGATGTGACTctataaaacttcttatatctTACTTCATGTTTCTTAGGACGGTTTAAAATGGCAAAGAAAATTTTGCACAACCCATAATTTGCCATTTGAATCGTTAATGCGATGATTTTTAGGATTTCTaacaaattcacaaaaatatttaacgAATCAACGATTTCTCTCGGAATTgagataataatttgaaataactGGTTTTCGAAAATTTCTTGCGAATTTTTTTGAAGCATTGATAGCTTATCTagaataatttcagaaatacagggtgattcaccgcaatGGCCTAatggacgtttatggaaaactaatcataattttgagctgaaaatttgcaagtttggggtttgagacaattatctttctccctaaaatattttcagatctctacaacgatagctttttgacgacaatttcggcaaaatgtcttaccttgggtaaaaactcaatggttcatgagttaatggaattcttatgaaaaaaatggtggcgatgcggactcacattttttttaatttttcggtaGAAAAagcttttctcgaaaaaaaaattttctgtttcgattctgcaaatacgtagtattataagaatgtttgcggtttggactaaaaatttacagggtgtttataagaagatcatgaacttggataactcaaattcatcaaaattgaagattttcaaattagagcccatattttgtattatttcagtcgattcaacggttttttctcatttaaggTTCTCTCTCGataaggtatagggtttgctcaagtaacccctcactatttttgtacgtaaaatcgactgaaataacaaaaaatataggttttaatttgaaaacctagagttttgatgaatttgagttttccaaGTTTATGACCTTCTtgtgaacaccctgtacatttttaatccaaaccgcaaacagtcttttAATACTACGTATctgcaaaatcgaaaaagaaaaaaaaatttcgaaaaaagctttttctaccgaaaaattcgaaaaaaatgtgagtcctcatcgacaccatttttttcataagaatcccattcactcatgaaccgttgagtttttacctaaggtatggcatattgcggaaattgtcgtcaaaaaagctatctaatgatgcaataatatactgggtgcaccatttgaaataaggaagtagtagtctgtttccggtataaccggaagttgtagagatctgaaaatattttagggagaaagattattgtctcaaaccccaatatgcaaattttcagctcaaaattatgatgagTTCTCCATAAACGTGTACTAGGCCATACCggagaatcaccctgtatttttgggatttttcaaaaaGTTACCTCAGAcaccaaaaaaatgaaatcctgTTTGAAGTATTTCCTCTATTctgaaattatcgaaaaaattggaaacctcaatttttcattcaaatggcaACATTTAGAAAGAAACGTCCTGTACATATACCTTTTGGCTAAATTCAGCAGGTAATCATCCAGTACATTATCCTCCATTATTAATGAATTATAAAACTAGAAAAGGTTAATTTGTGATGAATCaaaaatgcaaaaattcagTTACACTCTCAgatcaaaaattaaaatgaaaatgcgTGAAAAACGTGAAAAAGTTGCAGTATGTAATGAATTGAATGGAATAAAATGAAGTTTCTAATATAGCATGATCCAAACCCTGAATATTTTCGTTATGAAACTGAGTTTAATTGGTTGTATTAATAATTAAACTGTATGCCAAGTGTTAATTAGGAGAAGACCTCAATTTTCATAATTCCCAATGTCATAACAAACACATCGAGTATTTTGAACTCCATTTCATTGAATGGATTCAATGAAGGGCTTGTATTTACTTAGAAAACTTTCGAGATTTCAGAGATTTGATTGATCATTTTCAGTATCTAggtattgaatttttgaaattgttcagggaaaaattgcagtttttgcAGATTACAAATTGGAATACATATCAAGAAGAGAAAAatctattaaaaataaatatccgTTTGctttttagtgatttttttgtgaactcttacagctgttcacaagaaatGCGGCACATAAATTGTTGGATATATAAAATTGATACCCCTAGCTCAAAAACTGTATTTGGCAGCAATagttataaattattgaaaatctaattAGAAATTAATTTCCTTGGCTTCAAAACTCACACCGTGAAACTTATTATAtggatttataataattttttttatgtataaaCCGTTGTTTGTAATTGGTATGGGTACACTTACATTATCGAAATGtaactttgaaaataaataaacagaAATTCAATCTACGAAAACATTTCTTGTGTTCATATTGGGAGTTTGTTGTATGAAAATGACAATCTTCTACCTCTAGATCCTAATCCAATTTCAAAGGCTTGAAGTcaagatatcgaaaaaatttaaactcTTTCAGGAATAATTGCATAATACATATGTATCGTTTTGAACATACTAAGGTATGTTGACTCGTTATATTTTTAAGCTATAAAGTTTTCGTGAAAAAGTTTACCCAATGAAAAAAGTTCTTGTGTTTTTGTGTATGATAAACAGGTAAAAACAGTAGAAAACCCTTATTTCTTCGTTGCCAAGTAGCAAAACAtattgttgtgattaaattagaTTAATTCAAACTTTTGTTAATGgcagaaaaattgatttttggaaATTAGGTTGATTCAAACATTTCTTAGTGGCAGAAATATTGATTTGGGATtatgttattgaaaaatgatagaTTCACGAAGTTTTTTGTCTCAGTGAATTAATCTACCTGAGAATTACTGTCGTTGTTAAATTTTTAAGCAAATACTTATGACAAATTCGCGAACCAGAATGTTTCATTCTGTTCAATCTTATGTTGCTTAGCAACGAAAAACAAAGGCTACTTGATTTTGAGCTCGAGTTGTTTTTACAGCTTTAGAAAACTAAGCAGTTTTTAATCGATGTTCGAAGGGACTAAAAACTTGAAATCAAATagacattttttttatcgaaaatgagaatttttttgaaaaataccgGACAATAATATCTTGGATGTTTTTTTTACTAGCGCCGGTGACAAGGTAGCTGAAtctattttaaaaattcaatatgcaGAGTGCGCTTAATGGCAAAATAGTGTTTCAGATCACTACCATCTAGTTTATTATTAAATGTACAACTTATTTTTAGTTGTACATAGCGTCACAACTTTCAACACGTTTTTCACGCTCTCAAAACCAAAGTCAATCTGTCTGTAAGGCAGGAAAAAATTTCGCTATACCTTCTGGTAAGATGCACAACACTG
This window contains:
- the LOC123682353 gene encoding zinc finger CCHC domain-containing protein 24-like isoform X2; protein product: MAPIATTMISQPTNFGTNRKRQDFNCNANSLLSQYAPTALFPYLPLEQTPDFQKLLSPPWNPFTNNRFQYSPYNSYSNNNSVQDSVADISEQLADLSILDRRPLKRPPPSYLCHLCFQKGHYIKDCPKARPKEEGKTPYQGRKRCFGEYKCPKCKRKWMSGNSWSNMGQECIKCHINVYPHKQRPLEKPDGLDVSDQSKVHPQHLCQKCKELGYYCRKVQ
- the LOC123682353 gene encoding zinc finger CCHC domain-containing protein 24-like isoform X1: MAPIATTMISQPTNFGTNRKRQDFNCNANSLLSQYAPTALFPYLPLEQTPDFQQKLLSPPWNPFTNNRFQYSPYNSYSNNNSVQDSVADISEQLADLSILDRRPLKRPPPSYLCHLCFQKGHYIKDCPKARPKEEGKTPYQGRKRCFGEYKCPKCKRKWMSGNSWSNMGQECIKCHINVYPHKQRPLEKPDGLDVSDQSKVHPQHLCQKCKELGYYCRKVQ
- the LOC123682344 gene encoding protein lin-54 homolog isoform X4; protein product: METEDTEVIIDDTEHIEEEIVETEIGAEEVEIETERQPSPEEILPDIKGKSIVPPLRPLTIAPKPTKITLKPLQSGQQLLFVQGQNLTTSSGQTVKLLSPQGQEINLANLQLGRPIKPASTLKTITATSAGNISVVPQKQLFVRKVVSPSGSTKNIVKPLYSTKTQEQHFMVVQKAEPNSTTTHVKLVPNTSNLTPIGPTKTITLQQAQEMGLLTNAKYVPQTPPKATLVLNKGGTKTLKLVSQVPGQTHQLMTNVGGNVKALTLSPVKSPTKILPAQKGTQHIIYKKPSVAQSILPQAQVIQVAGAQTLNAGQLHQINIPGKGVQYIKFVPSTTVAPSPTTTVTVSTANTKPNLSLHTTPGGSLVFSELGTSSNHTNQKNVKPVVINKPVTVNTQVVMLPYLSTTHTNAAPAKLAIPKQSPKSSSNPSGATSASGSDRSQNSGDTPPDSNGMRTRKPCNCTKSQCLKLYCDCFANGEFCYQCKCMFCFNNLENEEYRQRAIKACLERNPNAFRPKIGKAKDMGDVSIRKHTKGCNCKRSGCLKNYCECYEAKIACSSNCKCVGCRNIEESLERKNLRSVINNGVSMAPMERIVPKVNNTVPLPKPKSSNTSRQAVNFITDDVIEATCQCLLSVADKGTENMQDVETTTREIIQEFGRCLNEIIEHSTNRSP
- the LOC123682344 gene encoding protein lin-54 homolog isoform X1, which encodes MYNITFVESSEDVESLVNTLNIEGATLTEGNISLTTTDLQRLAELSQELSFNNSMETEDTEVIIDDTEHIEEEIVETEIGAEEVEIETERQPSPEEILPDIKGKSIVPPLRPLTIAPKPTKITLKPLQSGQQLLFVQGQNLTTSSGQTVKLLSPQGQEINLANLQLGRPIKPASTLKTITATSAGNISVVPQKQLFVRKVVSPSGSTKNIVKPLYSTKTQEQHFMVVQKAEPNSTTTHVKLVPNTSNLTPIGPTKTITLQQAQEMGLLTNAKYVPQTPPKATLVLNKGGTKTLKLVSQVPGQTHQLMTNVGGNVKALTLSPVKSPTKILPAQKGTQHIIYKKPSVAQSILPQAQVIQVAGAQTLNAGQLHQINIPGKGVQYIKFVPSTTVAPSPTTTVTVSTANTKPNLSLHTTPGGSLVFSELGTSSNHTNQKNVKPVVINKPVTVNTQVVMLPYLSTTHTNAAPAKLAIPKQSPKSSSNPSGATSASGSDRSQNSGDTPPDSNGMRTRKPCNCTKSQCLKLYCDCFANGEFCYQCKCMFCFNNLENEEYRQRAIKACLERNPNAFRPKIGKAKDMGDVSIRKHTKGCNCKRSGCLKNYCECYEAKIACSSNCKCVGCRNIEESLERKNLRSVINNGVSMAPMERIVPKVNNTVPLPKPKSSNTSRQAVNFITDDVIEATCQCLLSVADKGTENMQDVETTTREIIQEFGRCLNEIIEHSTNRSP
- the LOC123682344 gene encoding protein lin-54 homolog isoform X2; this encodes MSLSERESSEDVESLVNTLNIEGATLTEGNISLTTTDLQRLAELSQELSFNNSMETEDTEVIIDDTEHIEEEIVETEIGAEEVEIETERQPSPEEILPDIKGKSIVPPLRPLTIAPKPTKITLKPLQSGQQLLFVQGQNLTTSSGQTVKLLSPQGQEINLANLQLGRPIKPASTLKTITATSAGNISVVPQKQLFVRKVVSPSGSTKNIVKPLYSTKTQEQHFMVVQKAEPNSTTTHVKLVPNTSNLTPIGPTKTITLQQAQEMGLLTNAKYVPQTPPKATLVLNKGGTKTLKLVSQVPGQTHQLMTNVGGNVKALTLSPVKSPTKILPAQKGTQHIIYKKPSVAQSILPQAQVIQVAGAQTLNAGQLHQINIPGKGVQYIKFVPSTTVAPSPTTTVTVSTANTKPNLSLHTTPGGSLVFSELGTSSNHTNQKNVKPVVINKPVTVNTQVVMLPYLSTTHTNAAPAKLAIPKQSPKSSSNPSGATSASGSDRSQNSGDTPPDSNGMRTRKPCNCTKSQCLKLYCDCFANGEFCYQCKCMFCFNNLENEEYRQRAIKACLERNPNAFRPKIGKAKDMGDVSIRKHTKGCNCKRSGCLKNYCECYEAKIACSSNCKCVGCRNIEESLERKNLRSVINNGVSMAPMERIVPKVNNTVPLPKPKSSNTSRQAVNFITDDVIEATCQCLLSVADKGTENMQDVETTTREIIQEFGRCLNEIIEHSTNRSP
- the LOC123682344 gene encoding protein lin-54 homolog isoform X3 codes for the protein MYNITFVESSEDVESLVNTLNIEGATLTEGNISLTTTDLQRLAELSQELSFNNSMETEDTEVIIDDTEHIEEEIVETEIGAEEVEIETERQPSPEEILPDIKGKSIVPPLRPLTIAPKPTKITLKPLQSGQQLLFVQGQNLTTSSGQTVKLLSPQGQEINLANLQLGNISVVPQKQLFVRKVVSPSGSTKNIVKPLYSTKTQEQHFMVVQKAEPNSTTTHVKLVPNTSNLTPIGPTKTITLQQAQEMGLLTNAKYVPQTPPKATLVLNKGGTKTLKLVSQVPGQTHQLMTNVGGNVKALTLSPVKSPTKILPAQKGTQHIIYKKPSVAQSILPQAQVIQVAGAQTLNAGQLHQINIPGKGVQYIKFVPSTTVAPSPTTTVTVSTANTKPNLSLHTTPGGSLVFSELGTSSNHTNQKNVKPVVINKPVTVNTQVVMLPYLSTTHTNAAPAKLAIPKQSPKSSSNPSGATSASGSDRSQNSGDTPPDSNGMRTRKPCNCTKSQCLKLYCDCFANGEFCYQCKCMFCFNNLENEEYRQRAIKACLERNPNAFRPKIGKAKDMGDVSIRKHTKGCNCKRSGCLKNYCECYEAKIACSSNCKCVGCRNIEESLERKNLRSVINNGVSMAPMERIVPKVNNTVPLPKPKSSNTSRQAVNFITDDVIEATCQCLLSVADKGTENMQDVETTTREIIQEFGRCLNEIIEHSTNRSP